From Faecalicatena sp. Marseille-Q4148:
AGAGAATTTTATCAGTTATGCTCGTAATGGCAATGACAGCCGGTATGGCAGCCGGATGCGGCAGCAGCGATAAAAATACTGACAGTAATGCAAAAAAGGATAATGCTTCCGGAGAGAAGGTTGTTCTGAATTTCTGGTGTCATCAGAATGACGCCTGGACTGTTTCCTATAAGAAAATGGCAGAAAAATTCAATAAATCCCAGGATAAGTATGAGGTAAAAGTAACAGACTATCCGTTCAGCGCTTACAACGAAAAGATTCAGACTTCACTGACTTCTGCAAAAGACGGAGCTGACATCCTGGCTGTATGGGGCGGAATGGCGCCTGATTTTATTAAGACAGATGCTCTTTCTGAAGTTCCGGAAGATCTTGTTTCTGAATTAGAATCTGATTACATGGATCCAACTCTTGGTATTTATAAGAAAGATGGAAAATACTATGGCGTTCCGATGGAATATAACCTTGAGTACGGCGGAATGATCGTAAATAAAAAAATGTTTGAAGAAAAAGGAATTTCTTATCCGACAACATGGGAAGAATTAAGAAAAGTTTCACAGGAGGTATCTGTTTCTAACGGCGATCTTGTAGAAGTAAAAGGCTTTGAAATGCTTGATGGAGACTCTTTATTCTGTAACTATCTGGCAATGATCCTTCAGCAGGGCGGACAGTATTTGAATGAAGATAATTCTGTAAACTTTGCAACACCGGAAGGTATTAAAGCAATGGAAGAGATCTTGAGCATGGTCGATAACGGAGAATGTGATCTGGAACATTTAACAAATGGAGATTACTGCTATAACGATGTGTACCAGGGAATCGGTTATATGGCATCTGTTGGTTCCTGGGCGATTTCTGATGGATTAGAGAGCTATGA
This genomic window contains:
- a CDS encoding ABC transporter substrate-binding protein, encoding MKKRILSVMLVMAMTAGMAAGCGSSDKNTDSNAKKDNASGEKVVLNFWCHQNDAWTVSYKKMAEKFNKSQDKYEVKVTDYPFSAYNEKIQTSLTSAKDGADILAVWGGMAPDFIKTDALSEVPEDLVSELESDYMDPTLGIYKKDGKYYGVPMEYNLEYGGMIVNKKMFEEKGISYPTTWEELRKVSQEVSVSNGDLVEVKGFEMLDGDSLFCNYLAMILQQGGQYLNEDNSVNFATPEGIKAMEEILSMVDNGECDLEHLTNGDYCYNDVYQGIGYMASVGSWAISDGLESYDLTYGEDFEYAQVPMYGDKMGFASETGWGIIVPEVGEHKEGAWEFVKFFSEPENLVEHNIACAQLPPRKSLLENEKYKEELPQVEFLLEILPDGQWMGPYNTSDMRTRFNEMFIDLCQSENRDIEKALADVSKSISEECQIGYSME